The segment AACTTATTTTATAGCTTTGTATTCAAGAAGGATGAAGTTATTCCTACAACCAATACCATGTAGCTTCTTATAGCTAAAGGCGGAACTATCTTTGAACCATTCAAAGGAAGCCCAATTAATATGAGTTGTTGAAGAGTGTCACTCATTTGTGGATATCTTCAATGACATGACCAAGTACCTGTCAAAGTGTTCATCAATTATCTGTTATGCTATTAGAAATCAACATTTATATCTTGAGATGGTTATGAGTTTCATTCTTATTAGGACTCTTAGATGTTttgtattttctttgtttgctaaaAAAATATTCCTATGTATGAGGAATGGGCGCTTGTTAGTTATAGATTGAGTCATCTGATTGGAGACTATATACGAGTCTAAATAGAACATGAAAAGGTTAATGTTGTTAATGCTATTAATGTCTCTTTTTTTAATACAATTTTATTAGGAAAGGTATGCTTTTATGTTGATAATGAATGATAATGCATTTTGTGAAATAGTTATCTGATTCCttttgattccttgaagagtactCTATCAAATGAGGTCCACTTGAGGTGCTCCAACTCGaaattttgtttatgtattttAATTAGATCTTTTCAATTTACTGTTAGATTTCATACAActataatataatattttgattattacaGTTAGCCTATAACAATCAAATAGTTATTAATTAACTAAGCTCATTATTAAATATGAAACAttatcaagattaattttaatactATTCTAAAAACAGCGAAGTGTCCACTTAAAGTGAAAGCATTTccttatattaatttattaatgtaAGATAGTTAATAATTATATGTTAGTGTTGTTAGGGTGAGGTTTTATTCTATATTTTAAAACCACGCATTCATAGATTTAATAAATTGTCCTGATAAAGTGAAACCATTTAATGATGTAAATTCAAGAATGTACGAGTAAAAtactttattaaaaataaataaaaacacttGGGTCCCATGCCCACCGCTCCTTTCTTGCTTTCTCTTTTCCGACTGTCCGTTGTCCAAGCAGTCCGCTTTTCTTTAGCCGTTGTCGAATGCTCTTTGCTTAACACCGAAGCTTGCTTAGTTTTAAGTTCCGGTTTGCCTGAATCATTTCTTGTGTTTTCAATGTGTTGTTTGCTGTCAGAAAGATTTTTTAATTTTACTTCACTAGTGGCAAAACTACGCAAGTATGGATAGCACTGCAGGAGAAATACATAAAACATTGAGAGGGCTTCAGCTTTCTGAAGAGTTGCATGGAGAAGCGAAGAGCCCAGTTGCAGATTTGCTTGATCTGCGCTCCAACGGCAACCAGCGGTTTCAACATGGCGACTGGAAAGGAGCAATCACATGTTATTCTGAATGCATAGAAATATACAACAAGGAAGCCATGGACGTATTTGTGAGTTGTTATTCTGACAGGGCAGAGGCATTTTTAAAGCTGGAGGAGTACGGGAAAGCCGTAGAAGACTGCGAGAAAGCCCTGCAAACTTCATTCCACTCATCTCAAATCCCTATTTCGCAAGGGCAGGGCTTTGCACGAACTCAAAGAGTACAACTTAGCCTGCTCGTGCTTTCGACTGGCACTAGAGCAATCCCCAGATGCCAAGGAAATAAAGTCTCACTATGACAAATcgaagaagatgaatgaagaaaaccagCATGGTAAGTTTGATCTCTCTGCCTATTTTCTAAATGGTTTCAGACAGCAATATATTCCAGAGGTGAGTAATTATATTGGTCCAGTCATTATTAAGAAATCCCCTGTCCATGGCCGAGGTTTGTTTGCTACCAAGGATGTTGAGGTCGGAGATACTCTGCTTGTGGAGAATGCGATTGCAGTGAGTGGCATCTATCGCAGGTCCATGGCCTTTCGTATGGAAGAGAACCCTCCGAGCATGCTTGAGGGTCTTCACCAAGACACAGTAGAGCGAGCAGCCGCTTGTGCAATGTCATGTCCGAGGATTTTGCGGCAATTGCAGCACCTTACTGATTCATCTTGGCTAGAGGATTCAGAGGTTCCGGACATGGAGTTGTTCAAGGTAAATAATGGTAGTTGGAGTAAATTTGGGGATAACCCAGTGAATTTCCAGATTAATACGTTTGATCTCAGGAAAGCTATGGAGTTGAACGGTCTAGTCACATATATTAGCACGTATGAAGAAAACCCagtgaagaaggatgaagatgatgcCAACAGCAGCATTGGGTTCGGGAATGAGAATAGCGTAATAGAGCAATGTGGGCTTTGGGGGCTTCCATCTTTCATCAACCATTCATGTTTTCCAAATGCTAAATATATTGTGGTTGGAAAAGCAATGTTCATTATAGCCGTGAGACGAATTGCTGCAGAGGAGGAAATAACTGTGCCTTGCTTCTGAATCCTTTATCCACTGGTGGACCGCGTGCGCGATTTCGCACCATTAGGGTTTCATTGTGAATGTAAGCGGTGTGTGTTGGAACGATCTCTTGGTCCATCTTTCAGAAAACTGAGTCAGAAAATCACAATTACTGCAGGTCTCTGATAAACACTATGTATATTTCCCCCCGAGATATGCAGTCCTTGGTAGGGTTCGCCCTGCAGTTGGAGAAAATTGAGGCCCAGGATGAAAAGAAGAAACTCATACGCTCCTCATTCTATTCTCTCTACAAATATCTTTTTGCTGCTGCTGAAGTTTATACTGATTTTCGTGTGCTGTCACGGTCGCTTCCTACAGTGATGGATGTGGCAGAGGCATTGTGGCATGCTGAACCAGGTTGTGGCAACTCCCTCAAGATGTTTCAGAGGCTTCTAGAGGGAACGCATAGAAAACAGAGGGATTTATTTTTTCACAAGGCAATGGAAAACAGCATAGCGATAATTGGAAAACAGAAAGAACATGTACTTAAGCTTTGGTGCTGTCAAAGTTTGATGCAGTTTTCCAAACAGTCAGGCCGTGGAATGCCCGTGAGGTGTATTCTATAGTCTATACTCGTAGTAGTATGGTCTGAAGCTGTTGTACTAATCGTAATGTTCTGAGATATAGTATTAGCAATATGAAAATTTTAACTTATTGGATGCCTTTGAGTTCTCGTGCCTACTTTCAaataatttttacattttttttcgtTTAATTTCGTATAATTCCAGTTGTAGAATAATGAAGTACCTTAATTGTAAAGATTCATTCGTCATAAATTTCTTGCAACTATTATAATAAGTTTTACAGAGATGTTTAATCTTTATAGATGTGAGAGAAAGATTTTGgttttatatgctttctatattaaggaatttttttttttttattgtttcttttgtataattaaataaaaaataatatcgaGATAGATTTACAGGTATGATTGTAATAGTAAAATTTGCATATCATGTTTCATATTTATGTCTTAATTGATAATATGATCTCTTTTAGAAATTGTCTTGGCACAATTATATAATCACAAATGGCAAAATATTGTACAAAGTTGAACTCCTTCCTCATTACTTATTGGGTTACAAACATTTACTCTCCACCCATATCCATatgaacaacataattaaatgatatATTCACCAAATTATGTGCTAGTTACACCTATTCATCCACCTATACCTATACATTATATTAAAGTTACTATATATAATTGGTAATGTATACGAGGTCATATCCATATATTTAAGGCCAGCCTAATGATTGTCATTTCACTCATCAATCTATATTGAGGcccaggatgaagagaagaaactcATACGCTCCTCATTCTATTCTCTCTACAAATATTTTTTTGCTACTGCTGAAGTTTATACTGATTTTCATGCGTTGTCAAGGTCGCTTCCTACAGTCATGGATGTGGCAGAGGCATTGTGGTATGCTGAACCAAGTTGTGGCAATTCCCTGAAGATGTTTCAAAGGCTTCTAGAGGGAGCACATGGAAAATAGGGGGATTTACTTTTTCAAAAGGCAATGGAAAACAACATAGCGATAATTGGACAACAGAAGGAACATGTCCTTAAAGCTTTGGTGTTGTCCAAGTTTGATGCAGTTTTCCAAATAGTGAGGCTGTGGAATGCCCGTGAGGTGTATTCTATAACCTATACTTGTACTACTATGGTTTGAAGTTGGTTGTACTAATTTTGATGGCCTAGTAATGTTGTGAGATAAAATATTAGTAATATGAATATTTTAACTTCAAGATCCATAATTTATATTAGTAAATGTGTTCATTTCTAGTTTGGATTGTGTGTGGTTGTTTGCATAATAGATGCAGTTTTGTATTTGTTGGAAGCCTTGGGTTCTCGTTATAATTGCAGTTTTGGACTAATAAATAAGTTAATTAACTCAAAGTTATTATGCAATGGTAGCATGGggatataataataatttattcttAATATATTTTTACTTTTATAAAAAGTATAATATAAATGCAAAATAGAATAAGAGCCTAGCGCttgatcaaaaacaaaaaaattgcaaatcaCAATGGATTTTTATATGATTTGTAGTGGTCCGGTCCTCTTAATCTACATTCTCAATATTGTTTATAGTAAAAAATCTACAAAACAATTATTTTATGTGaatttatattttaacatttgtaTTGTTTTGTATGGAGAGTAGTCATTGGCAATATAatatactaataataataataataataataataataataataataataataataattaaaaaaaaaaaaaaaaaaaagcttaataaaaaaatttgtttaaaaagaatattaaaatataaaacattaaatataataataataatttaatataaattaaaatttattttaaattgaatAACATGCAAATAAAATAATTGCCTCTCCATTGATATCTTTGCACAtcttttacatatatatttttttaaatatagatatatttgTGTTTAATTAATGTAAGTGGTGAAGGGACACAAACTATTACAAATTAGAAAATTatatcaaaacaaaaaattgttgtGGGACCAAACAATAGAGTTACACCTAGGTAACACAAGTAAAACACTACAAAGCTAAATTAGATCTAAAACACAAACTATTGAAAATCATAGATTGGATTGAAAAGTGGACCCATTGAAacaatctaatatttttttatcaaatgggAATGACCCTTCTTAATATTGTGTAGCATTGTCTAAGATGAAACATCCTTCTACTAGGGAACAATGGGAGTAGTACTTGTAGATCCCTCAAAAGGAGAAAATGAATCTAAAAGATGATTTGTCAAACCCAAAAGAGGAACTTGGCAATCTAGGGTGTTGGAATTAGGTACCATGGAACCAATAAGGTTAGTACTTGAAAGAGCACCTAAGGATCCATAGGAACACCTACAACATGATATGACACAAAGGTAGGATCAGGGGCCACTAAAATAGGAACAACACCAACCATAGATATAGGGGACACCTAGGTAGGGGGCATAAGTGTTGAGCTAATATGAGCCAcaagaaaaaaaattaacaaaaaatataGATGAAATATTTTTTAGAAATGAAATTCATCAAGCTTTAAACTGTAAATGGAGTATTTATATGGAAAATGGCATCAAAATAAACTTATATTGACCCTCACAAGTCCTAAATGTTGTCTTAGGTTAACATATTTTTTCTTAAATTAGATTGTGTGATCACCAAATTTAAGATATAGTTTTGTGAAAAATAAAGCTTGATTTAAATCATCTAGTAAAACCATGCTATAATATATTGGTAGGGTGGAAAGATAAGTTGTTAAGACATGCTAGTAAATACATCCTTGAAAGGTATTGTCTTCAGAAAAACCCtacaaaagagaaaaaagaaatacATACTGAATGGATAGAGAAAATCCAAAAGAAGTTATTGTGGACTAgtacaaaagagaaaaaaaaaatacatattgaATGGATAGAGAAAATCCAAAAGAAGTTATTGTGGACTAgtacaaaagagaaaaaaaaattccaCTTTAATTCACTACAACTAGGTctatttaaactaaaaaaaaattgcaattggataaaaaggatattcaaacaTTTTAATAAATCCCTTTTTACCACAATGCATTGGAactttttcaaacaaaaaaataattaacgTTCATTTTTAGTTGCCAAATACCTTCAAAAAATAAATGTCTTGACTAGCAATTCAATTCCAAAGGGTTCTTTTTTTAGAATCTCCCACCTAAAACTAAGGGGTCTTAGTCATGGAATTCACTAAAAGCTTGGGCATTGTGACTATCTCAAATTTTAAAATGGTGAGTGGATTGGGGAAGTGATTGCTTATTTAAACTACAAGCCTATTTATTTAGCTTACTTTGATAcaacataaaaacaaaacaaaacaaaaaacacaaaCCAAAAACTGTAGGTTTTGACATGATTTAAAATACCAAACTATTATCACTGAGGGCCTCTACACTTTGGCAAAGatattttagaaacaatttcaattcaatctttaatcaaataaaaaattctaaGACAAGAATCTTCAAAAACTCTACTCTTCCAACAATTTCACTATACCCTCTTTTTATTCATtatgcataaattttttgatttcaTATATCAATTTGCTCCATGCTTGGAACCCTTAGTGTGTTCCCAAAATTAACTTCTTCTTGTGCACTTCTTTGTATGAGAAAATTCTCCCTTTGGATATCTTGATGCATAGAGATTTCTAACTTCCCAATAAATGCATACTTAAAAATATGGAGAAGAAAATAATATCCACCCACTCCTACATTGATCCTTGTCTATTGATATTTTGGGATTGATCATGGCTAGATACAGGATTTCTTGGGTTACCCATGAAGATCTCAAATATTTTCTCTTTAGTTAGATTACTTCTTACAAAAGCACTATGTTGGAGGAATTAGAGAATATAACTACTTGACATGTGTAGAATTAATAGAAGGAAAGGAATAACAAGGTTTTTAAAGATGAAGAGATGAATCCCTACCCAGCTTTATTAAGTAATAAGGAAATCTATTTCTAACAACCTAAGAAGAattgaaatcaaaatatttttttgggtAAGACTATAGAGGAGTTCCTAACAAGCTAGGAAATTTTGTCGAATGAAAATACTAGAAGAAATGGAGCTCTTTGACTATATGGAAGAAGCCTAGTTTGGGATGGACAAACCTAAACTCTAGTTGAGTAGAGAAAGGAAATCCTAGATAGGTCATAGTTGGAGGAATCTTGAGAAATGAGAAGGGTGAGTTAATTGAACGATTTAATACTCAAATAGGGGGAAAAGCCCCATAATGAAGTAGAAGCATTTTTTTCTTGGTAAGGAGTGAGGAGGGCTCTACAAAATGCTCTACACTACATAATAAAGAAACTCCACCTACAAAACAACTCAAAACTGACTACTAATCTAATTAAGGGTGATATACCCTCTCGAGAATCTTGAATCATATCAACTAAATTGAAAgttatttatgaatttttaaagAAATTAAGATAAGTCACATTTATATGGAAGAAAAAAATCTATTATTGTTGTTGCTAATATTGGGTTCTTGGTTTCAAAATGAAGCTTTTGGTCCATATTTCAACAGATACCTCTACTAGTGTGAAATATAGTTCTAATGATTAAAAATTAAAGTtataatgaaaaaataaaagaaaatggaaCTTGGAGGATTCATGCATCCTTTGAAAGGACTTACAAGATGAGtggagataaaataaaaatatcagttttgaaaaaaataaaaaattgtgagGATTATGATCACTATTTTGATTCACTTGAAGGACTATATTGAAAAAGTAGGTGTTTTAATGTTACAATCTTGAAATATTATATTGTCATGGGCCACCTTTCATAGAAATGATTACAATCTGATAGAAAGATGTGAaactcaaaattaaattaaaaattattccttttatttttcatttattcatGAAAAGAAATGTTATCTTTGTAATTACAATTCACATGATTTAAAATGATAGGAAAGAGAAGGGTGATGAAAATTTCTATCTCGATTCTTCCACCTATGAACAACTATAGAAAAATAGAGATATGTGGAAGATGTTTAATTGAGGGGTCTCAAATTATTTCATGTTCATGCAAGGCCACAATGTCATCATTTCTAAAACGTTTTCAGACTCTTGAAACTTGAAATGTGTCAAAATAGGGGGAGTTGGGTTTACCATAATAGTAGAAATGATTAGTGAGACTACTAGAGTTAGCAACCATAGGCATGAAGTGAAGAGATGACATAAATCTAGGGACAAGAAATGCATTGATTTTTTTCTCAAAGAGGGGAAAGAAACCAGTTTGCTTCTAGAATGGTTATAACTAATAAGGTATACCCAAGCTATGGGATGAGATAAGTagaaacttaataaaatattttactaTAGAAGGCCACTTTGGGGTTGTCTATAACTATCATTTTTCTATCTTAATGCATTTAtagttaaattttaatattattaacatTACATTCTTTGTGTTATCTTCCTTGGAAGCCTCCATTATCAATGGAGATATCCACCTACAGCAAGGATTAatatactatttttttttattCAGCTTGCATAGAACCCTTTGATAATCTCTTGCATAGAATGACTTTACTTTTAGAGAGTCAAGAGATAATTTTAGTTCATAGGGCCCTCTCTTTGATACAAAAATCCTTATGAATTTTGAGTAGACTAGACTTATCCCCTTGTTGAATCCTCTTGGAAGGATTGAGGTCTTGAATCCCCAATAGGTTACATAGGTTCAAAACCCCAATTTTGAGAAGGTAAAGAAAGGTAAGGGCATCGTTAAGGTGTTAAGAATTGGTTTTACAGAAGCTAATATTAATTGAAAGAGCCTTTTGGTCTTGCAGACCCCTTTAGGAGACATGTAGTAAGGAAAAAACAAAAGGTAAAAATCCTAAACATTAGGAAAAAtaggaaaagaaaaaaagaaagctcaAAAAAATGGAAGGATATGGGTGTGGAATGTGATTAGGAGAAATAGGATGTTTTGAATGAAAGAAAAAAAGTGTCTATGAGAATCGTAGTTGCTACTAATCATGATAAAAATActagaaaagaaaatgttgaaaaatatGTGCAAACTCGCACCTTAAAAGTTATTTTGGattctagtaaagacaattaagGAAAGGAGTCAAACTCAACCTACCAAATCTTATGGTCTTGTTCCCTTAAGACATATCTAATTCCTACTATCATCCTTATGAGGAGGATGTGCTTGAAATTAGCTTGACATCGATGGTGTAAAACTCTATACCATCTTTACAAACCTTACATAGTAAGAAAAGAATAGAGAAAAATGGAGTGGATGTCATTGAAGATCctcaaaaggaaaaacaagagaatGCAAAGAAAAAAGTTAGATCTTTGGACTGAAAATTTTGTCAACTTGAGGATACTCTAACTAAGATGTTTTCTATTACTAAATATCTCATTTAATGTTCTATGTTTTCCAAGGCTTACTTGCAAGAGGACCTTGATAGGAAGGAGGGTTGGCTAGAAGAGAAGCGACATGAATTTAAGAAGGAACTTAAGAAGATTTGAGAGATCAAGAAAAATAACATGAATTTTGTCATGGAAAAGTACAATGAAAGATTAAAACTTGTGGTGGATGAGTGGAACACTCAGATTGACCTCTACAATTTGAAAACTAACCAATCTCCGAATTGTTTATTCTTcagttttaatttaatttaattttactattttattattcattaattTGTGTTACATTGGTACAATTCATAATTACTTTTTTATTTCACTATTTTGATAATGTAACTTTTAGAGTGGAACCCATTTCCCACTtatctaataaataaataaaaagaaaagacCCGCTTAAAGTGAGGGAATTGATGACCTAGATTTTAATAATGTAAGAGAGTTAATATTAAAGATCAGTGTTGTTGGGGTGACATTTTATTCCATTCTTGCAACCTCGGATTCATAGATTTGATAAATCTATGTTTACATAAAGTGAAACCATTTAATGACGTAAATGCAGTAATGTACGAGTACTCTACTAAAAAAGAGATAGAACTGCGTGGGTTCCATTCCCACCGTTTCTTTATTGCTTTCACTTTTCCAACTGTTCTCCGTCCTCGCACTCCACCTTTTTAGAATTTGTCGAATGTTCTTTCCTTAGCCCCGAAGCTTGCTTAACCGCCATGCTGGTTACTTTTAAATTCCAGTTTGCCTATGTCATTTATTGCATTTTCAGTTGTTCCCCATCAGTAGGATTTTGCTTTTAATTCACTAGTAAGAAAAACAAGGCACATATGGACAGCAGTACAGGAGAGATAATAAAAGTTTGCAAGGGCTTCAGCTTTCTCAAGTGCTCCATGGAGAAGCGAAGAGTCCAGTTGCAGCTTTAATTGATCTGCGGGCCAAAGGCAACCAACGGTTTCAAAACAGCGACTGGAAAGGAGCGATCGCATGTTATTCTGAATGCATAGACATTGCTCTTAAGAATAAAGATGAACTTTGTAACAAGGAAGCCATGGACGTATTTGTGAGTTGTTACTCTAACACAGCAGAGGCATGTTTAAGACTGGAGGATTATGGGAAAGCTGTAGAAGACTGCGAGAAAGCCCTGCAACTTCATTCCACTCATCTCAAATCCCTCTTTCGCAAGGGCAGAGCTTTGTACGGACTCAAAGAGTACAACTTAGCCTGTTCGTTCTTTCGACTGGCACTAGAGCAATCCCCAGATGCCAAGGAAATAAAGTCTAACTTTGACAATTCGAAGAAGCTGAATGAAGAAAACCAGCAAGGTAAGTTTGATCTCTCTGCCTATTTTCTAAATGGTTGTAGACCGCAAGATATTCCAGAGGTGAGTAATTATATTGGTCCAGTTATTATTAAAAAGTCGCCTCTGCATGGTCGAGGTTTGTTTGTTACCAAGGATGTTGAGATCGGAGATACTCTGCTTGTGGAGAATGCGATTGCAACGAGTGGCATCTATTGTAGGCCACTGGGCCTTTACTGTCGAAGAGAGCCCTGCCAGCGAGCTTGAACGTCTTCATCAAGACACAGTGAATCGAGCTGCTGCTTACGCAATGTCATGTCCAAGGATTCTGCAGCAATTGCGGTACCTTACTGATTCATCTTGGCTAAAGGAGACAGAGGTTCCGGACATAGAGTTGTTCAGGGTAAATAATGctaattggaacaaatttggaGTAAACCCAGGGAAATTCCAGATAAACAAGTTTAAACTCTGGAAAGCTGTGGAGCTGAATGGTCTACTCACACATATTAGCAGGGATGGGAAAAATCCAGTGAAGGAGGATGAAGATGGTTTGAACAGCAGCATTGGGTTTTGGAATCAGAGGAGCGTAATAGAGCAATGCGGGCTTTGGGGTCTTCCATCTTTCATCAATCATTCATGTTTTCCAAATGCTAAACGTATGGTGGTTGGACAAGCAATGTTCATTATAGTTGTGAGAAGAATTGCTGCAGAAGAGGAAATAACTGTTCCTTACTCCAGAAGCCTTTATCCGCTAGTGGAACGCGAGCGCGATTTGACACCATTGGGGTTTCATTGTGAGTGTAAGCGGTGTGTTTTGGAACGGTCTCTTGGACCATCTTTCCGAAAACTGAGTCATACTATCAACAATTACTTACAGTCCCTGACAAAGCCAACGAATATCTCATCCAGAAACTTGCAGTCCATGGTGGGATTCGCTCTACAGTTGGAGAATATAATTGTTTTTTCCAACGAAAGCAACTTCATGCTAGATTGATAGATTTATTGATATAATTGTTATAGTAAAATTTGTATTTTATATGTCATTTTTATTTCCCATTTAATCATATTGTTATTCTTAGAAAATGGCACAGTACATTTAAATAATGACAATTGGTAAAATCTTGGACAAATTTGGGCCCCTCTCCCCATATTTCTTATTTAGTCACACACATTTACTTTCGATCACATTCATTTGTAAGCATATTTTGATATAGTTATcaaaattatgtattaattatgTCTATTCATCCACCTATACCTATACATTATTTTATTCACTAGATATGATTGTTTATGTATCCTAGGTCAATTCCACATATTCAAGGTCAACCTTATGATCATGGATTGCCCCATTTCATAACTCAAATTCAAACTTTGGTCAATGCTTAGTCATTTAATTTGTACAAAGTGTCATTTTAccaaatgttttatttatttttaaatgggaTTTCATTTACATTTAAAAGTGGAGCATACTAGAATATTTTGAAACCTAGTTTTACATCACAACACACCAAAGAACTTATATGTGTAAAGTGTATTGCTTTCAGTTATTTACATAGCACTTTCAAACGTTGACCTTAGCTAGCATGTCCTCTAGCAACATACATGTAGTTGCCCGTTTTTGCATCATGTTgctctaatttaatatttttagtttTATGCTAACACAATACTCCTAAAAATTCCTTGTAGTGCAAGCAGGAGATGGATTGGTTTCTAACCCTCAACTTGTCATATGACTAGGTCACCCTTCTAGTATCTATCAACATGATTCAAATTGACATGCTTTACTTTTAATACTTATATTGCATTGGAGAGGTGGATTGGTTGCCAACCCTCAAAGTTGCCATACCCTTAGGTCACCCTTCTATTACCTCTATGTATTAgttttattttttgtaattttctcttTCTTTAAGTTCTCGGGTTTCACTTACTTTTGCAAAACTTTTAATCCTTTAAAAGAGGGCCACAATATTGTTGCGATGTATTTAAAATTGGAATATCAATTTTGATAACCACCATGGTGGCAATTTTTTTTGCATGACTTTCTCATTATTATTACAATATTTTTGAGACTACAAATCTATTAAAATTAGCAGCTTAACATGCTGTAGAATAAATACATAATTTAAATTGTTTTGGCTTCTCCTTAAGTCTTATGATTTTGAATCCCAATCTTGTATTTTTGGAACTTTTTACTATTTTACCCCTTGCCTATTTTAAGCATGTTTTATGTTCACTTGTATAAATATTTATACTTTGATTCTTTTAAAAAACTTTTAGCTAGTCATAACTACTTTCCACATTAGAGATTTGTGAATCGATGTATTATCGCCTTCCAAAATCTATTAGGATTTTTTTATCTTATGTTCTCCTTTATACAATACCTTCTAACACATTCACTTGAACAATAAATATAGTTTAAATTTTActctttatttattattattttaattactatTAGTTCATGTTGTATGTTTAAATTACTCAAGATAATAGTATTTATAGTGAGACAATGTTTGCTTTTAGTTAGTTTTAAccttaatttctatttaatttttgtTGTTGTGTACACTATTTTCATGGTctattttacattttatttatttaaaataaattttaaacatctTCTAGGCTCATTTGTATTAATGCAAACTTTTCTAATAATGTGCATCTTCGAAAtagaaatatttattatttttattgcataTTTGATTCATAGCTTCTTATTCATTGATTAGACCTAAAGATCTTTGCATAATTTGATATTCATTGTCCAACACTTGTGGTATCAATTAAGTATATATGCTTCAAGGATCTCAGTGTCTcacatcactattcttctatttcaaCAACCCAAAGCAAGTTGACCATTAACTACATAGATACTTATGGCTCCTCTTTCCATCATTTAATTACATTAGATCATGGCTTATTACACGTTATTCAAACATATTTCTATTCTTCCAAagattctttaatttttctttttcatatagaCAACCC is part of the Cryptomeria japonica chromosome 10, Sugi_1.0, whole genome shotgun sequence genome and harbors:
- the LOC131859247 gene encoding uncharacterized protein LOC131859247: MNEENQHGKFDLSAYFLNGFRQQYIPEVSNYIGPVIIKKSPVHGRGLFATKDVEVGDTLLVENAIAVSGIYRRSMAFRMEENPPSMLEGLHQDTVERAAACAMSCPRILRQLQHLTDSSWLEDSEVPDMELFKVNNGSWSKFGDNPVNFQINTFDLRKAMELNGLVTYISTYEENPVKKDEDDANSSIGFGNENSVIEQCGLWGLPSFINHSCFPNAKYIVVGKAMFIIAVRRIAAEEEITVPCF